A genomic stretch from Tamandua tetradactyla isolate mTamTet1 chromosome 15, mTamTet1.pri, whole genome shotgun sequence includes:
- the LOC143657511 gene encoding putative E3 ubiquitin-protein ligase UBR7 translates to MAGAEGLAGRQSDLEPVVSLVDVLEEDEELENEACAVLGGSDSEKCSYSRGSVKRQALYACSTCTPEGEEPAGICLACSYECHGSHKLFELYTKRNFRCDCGNSKFKNLECKLFPDKTKINSGNKYNDNFFGLYCICKRPYPDPEDEIPDEMIQCIVCEDWFHGRHLGAIPPESGDFQEMVCQACMEHCSFLWTYAAHLAVTKISAEDDGLALNIDGIADQGVIKTENGNHQGGILKEDIPENGKDAIKEVKAEQTTEPCTSSSSESDLQTAFKNQSLNTESQSGCILQALKTKHFIKKDTATYWPLNWRSKLCTCKDCMKMYGDLDVLFLTDEYDTVLAYENKGKIDQATDRRDPLMDTLNSMNRVQQVELICEYNDLKTELKDYLKRFADEGTVVKREDIQQFFEEFQSKKRRRVDGVQYYCS, encoded by the coding sequence ATGGCCGGGGCCGAGGGGCTCGCCGGTCGGCAATCGGACCTGGAGCCCGTGGTATCCTTGGTCGACGTACTTGAGGAGGACGAAGAGCTGGAGAATGAGGCGTGCGCTGTACTGGGCGGCAGCGACTCCGAGAAGTGCTCCTATTCGCGGGGCTCAGTAAAGAGACAAGCACTGTATGCCTGTAGTACCTGCACTCCAGAGGGAGAAGAACCAGCTGGAATTTGCCTAGCTTGCAGTTATGAATGTCATGGAAGTCATAAACTATTTGAGTTATACACAAAAAGAAATTTTCGTTGTGATTGTGGAAACAGCAAGTTTAAAAATTTGGAATGCAAATTATTTCCTgataaaacaaagataaattcAGGCAATAAATACAATGACAACTTTTTTGGATTGTACTGCATCTGCAAGAGACCTTATCCTGATCCTGAAGATGAGATTCCAGATGAGATGATCCAGTGTATAGTCTGTGAAGACTGGTTCCATGGAAGGCATCTTGGTGCCATTCCCCCTGAGAGTGGGGATTTCCAAGAGATGGTATGCCAGGCTTGTATGGAACACTGCTCTTTCTTGTGGACATATGCTGCACATTTGGCAGTGACCAAAATATCTGCCGAGGATGATGGGTTGGCCCTGAATATTGATGGAATAGCTGATCAGGGAGTTATcaaaactgaaaatggaaatcatCAAGGTGGTATCCTCAAAGAGGATATcccagaaaatggaaaagatgcCATCAAGGAAGTTAAAGCAGAGCAGACTACTGAACCGTGTACCAGCTCTAGTTCTGAATCTGATCTCCAGACAGCATTTAAGAATCAAAGTCTCAACACCGAATCACAGTCTGGCTGCATACTTCAGGCACTTAAAACtaaacattttataaagaaaGACACTGCCACCTATTGGCCTCTGAACTGGCGTAGCAAGTTATGTACCTGCAAAGATTGTATGAAAATGTATGGGGATCTAGATGTCCTCTTCCTGACAGATGAATATGACACAGTTCTAGCTTATGAAAACAAAGGCAAGATTGACCAGGCAACTGACAGGAGAGACCCTTTAATGGATACCCTTAACAGCATGAATAGAGTGCAGCAAGTGGAACTTATTTGTGAATACAATGACTTGAAGACTGAACTTAAAGACTATCTCAAGAGATTTGCTGATGAAGGAACGGTTGTTAAGAGAGAAGACATCCAGCAGttctttgaagaatttcagtcaaaaaagagaagaagagtgGATGGGGTGCAGTATTATTGCAGCTAG